The following proteins are co-located in the Myxococcus fulvus genome:
- a CDS encoding PQQ-dependent sugar dehydrogenase, which yields MRQLILLLLLLAAPVWAAVPSGFVETVYTSNDLSQATGMAWAPDGSGRLFITIKNGPIRVVSLKDGVPETQPGNTTLVTRLFATEPAVHTNSECGVIGIAFDPNYVANRYVYVFITVSATEQQIVRYTDVNGVGTARTVIVSRLPTRGENHDGGGIGFGPDGKLYFAIGDLGNGSGVDADLTSMAAKVSRANRDGTPVNDNPFNDGVGPNNEYIWARGFRNPFTLTFQPSTGQLWVNVVGTGYEQTFVVPRRGHAGYNDYENNQPTGNDYITPVIKYRTNGFDTRTLTATGAARAGGVTTFTTTGNHGFRKGEKLTLEGVGDASFNGDFYVASVPSMTTVTVTQSGLPDATSGGGTAKTQELGGCMNGGVFYDATLFPPEYRGNYFFGDYNDATFMRATLAQDNTVATVDLWGTSFSSYVDASVGPDGALYTIGVSGGRLRRIVPTTTGQRLVVTNLYPRVMEGGKATFTVGLAEAPTTSVVVDVFRAPGGSSDLRVSGVATFTFTPQDWSTPRVVTIDALEDADNEVDTATFTVASSGLTSESVLATTIEDNSAQLVLSSSNVAVPEDGTATFDVSLTRQPARTVTVTVTRASGDADLTVESGGSLIFNASNWNAPQTVTLRAAADADNQDGVALFTVAGPGLDARTVTATEVDDEDLAPIITSTAPTQAVVGNVYRYDVEARARPAATYSLTTAPTGMSIDAATGLITWTPTAVSTAGEPVSVRVANNVAPEATQAFTVTVKQDDAPVAVLTRPTQDERVSGAGAEFYGDCQDDVGCTRAEFFVDGVQRYVDERTDNHFHFGGEHNRWDTTELSPGGHLVRFAVVDTSGQRHHVEVKVCVGEGDCTLVPQPDPGPVRDGGMGSDGGMSPPDPKDDSGCSCGSAPMGSLAWAALTALALMRRKRRQD from the coding sequence ATGCGCCAACTCATCCTCTTGCTCCTGCTGCTGGCGGCGCCCGTCTGGGCCGCGGTTCCCTCGGGCTTCGTCGAGACTGTCTACACCTCCAATGACTTGAGTCAGGCGACGGGGATGGCGTGGGCGCCGGATGGCTCGGGCCGCCTGTTCATCACCATCAAGAACGGCCCCATCCGGGTCGTCTCGCTGAAGGACGGTGTTCCGGAGACGCAGCCGGGGAACACCACGCTGGTGACCCGCCTGTTCGCGACGGAGCCCGCGGTCCACACCAACAGCGAGTGCGGCGTCATCGGCATCGCGTTCGACCCGAACTACGTGGCCAACCGCTACGTCTACGTCTTCATCACCGTGTCCGCGACGGAGCAGCAAATTGTCCGCTACACGGACGTCAACGGCGTGGGCACGGCGCGCACGGTGATTGTCTCGCGGCTGCCGACTCGTGGAGAGAACCACGATGGTGGTGGCATCGGCTTCGGGCCGGACGGCAAGCTGTACTTCGCGATTGGCGACCTGGGCAACGGCTCGGGCGTGGACGCGGACCTGACGTCGATGGCGGCGAAGGTGAGCCGGGCCAACCGTGACGGTACGCCGGTCAACGACAACCCGTTCAACGACGGCGTCGGCCCGAACAACGAGTACATCTGGGCGCGCGGCTTCCGGAACCCCTTCACCCTCACGTTCCAGCCGAGCACCGGCCAGCTGTGGGTCAACGTGGTGGGCACCGGCTACGAGCAGACCTTCGTGGTGCCCCGGCGCGGGCACGCCGGTTACAACGACTACGAGAACAACCAGCCGACCGGCAACGACTACATCACCCCGGTCATCAAGTACCGCACCAACGGCTTCGACACGCGCACCCTCACGGCCACCGGGGCCGCGCGCGCGGGCGGCGTCACCACCTTCACCACCACGGGCAACCACGGCTTCCGCAAGGGCGAGAAGCTCACGCTCGAAGGTGTGGGCGATGCCTCGTTCAACGGGGACTTCTACGTCGCGAGCGTCCCCAGCATGACCACGGTCACCGTCACCCAGTCGGGCCTGCCGGATGCGACGAGTGGCGGCGGCACCGCGAAGACCCAGGAGCTGGGCGGCTGCATGAACGGCGGCGTGTTCTACGACGCCACGCTCTTCCCGCCGGAGTATCGCGGCAACTACTTCTTCGGCGACTACAACGACGCCACCTTCATGCGCGCCACGCTGGCCCAGGACAACACCGTGGCGACGGTGGACCTCTGGGGGACCAGCTTCTCGTCGTACGTGGATGCCTCGGTGGGGCCGGATGGCGCGCTGTACACCATCGGTGTCTCGGGCGGGCGCCTGCGCCGCATCGTCCCCACCACCACGGGCCAGCGCCTGGTGGTGACGAACCTGTACCCGCGCGTGATGGAGGGCGGGAAGGCGACGTTCACGGTGGGCCTGGCGGAGGCTCCCACGACGTCCGTGGTGGTCGACGTGTTCCGAGCGCCGGGTGGCAGCTCGGACCTGCGCGTGTCCGGCGTGGCGACGTTCACCTTCACGCCGCAGGACTGGAGCACGCCTCGCGTGGTGACGATTGACGCGCTGGAGGACGCGGACAACGAGGTGGACACCGCCACCTTCACCGTGGCGTCGAGCGGCCTGACGTCCGAGTCCGTGCTGGCGACCACCATCGAGGACAACTCCGCGCAGCTGGTGCTCTCCTCGAGCAACGTCGCGGTCCCCGAGGACGGCACGGCCACGTTCGACGTGTCGCTGACGCGCCAGCCCGCGCGCACCGTCACCGTCACCGTCACCCGCGCCTCGGGGGATGCGGACCTCACCGTGGAGTCGGGGGGCTCGCTCATCTTCAACGCGAGCAACTGGAACGCGCCCCAGACGGTGACGCTGCGAGCCGCCGCCGACGCGGACAACCAGGACGGCGTCGCACTCTTCACGGTGGCCGGCCCGGGGCTGGACGCGCGCACCGTGACGGCGACGGAGGTGGACGACGAGGACCTGGCCCCCATCATCACCTCCACCGCGCCGACGCAGGCCGTGGTGGGCAATGTGTATCGCTATGACGTGGAGGCGCGTGCGCGGCCCGCGGCGACGTACTCGCTCACCACCGCGCCGACGGGCATGTCCATCGACGCGGCCACCGGCCTCATCACCTGGACGCCCACCGCCGTGTCGACGGCGGGCGAACCCGTCTCCGTGCGCGTGGCCAACAACGTGGCACCCGAGGCGACGCAGGCCTTCACCGTCACCGTGAAGCAGGACGACGCGCCCGTCGCCGTCCTCACGCGTCCCACACAGGATGAGCGTGTGTCCGGCGCGGGCGCGGAGTTCTACGGCGACTGCCAGGATGACGTGGGCTGCACGCGCGCGGAGTTCTTCGTGGACGGCGTGCAGCGCTACGTCGACGAGCGCACGGACAACCACTTCCACTTCGGCGGCGAGCACAACCGCTGGGACACGACGGAGCTCTCGCCCGGTGGACACCTGGTGCGCTTCGCCGTGGTGGACACCTCGGGGCAGCGGCACCACGTCGAGGTGAAGGTGTGCGTGGGCGAGGGAGACTGCACGCTGGTGCCGCAGCCGGACCCGGGGCCGGTGCGGGACGGGGGCATGGGCTCCGATGGTGGGATGAGCCCGCCGGACCCGAAGGATGACAGTGGCTGCTCGTGTGGCAGCGCGCCGATGGGCTCGCTGGCGTGGGCCGCGCTGACGGCGCTGGCGCTGATGCGCCGCAAGCGTCGTCAGGACTGA
- a CDS encoding exonuclease SbcCD subunit D C-terminal domain-containing protein, giving the protein MRLLHTSDWHLGHTLYDVSREAEHGAFLEWLLDTLEAQAVDALLVAGDIFDTANPSAEAQAAWYQFIAKARRRLPRLDVVVIGGNHDSAARLDAPDPLFAALGVKVVGGLPRVGGVLDLERLLVPVHDAKGHVGAWVAAVPYLRPSDLPPVREEVGDRLVAGVRAVYSEVLEAARLRRRPGQALVAMGHCYMTGSELSELSERKILGGNQHALPVELFPEDVAYAALGHLHKAQRVGGREGVRYSGSPLPLSLSEANYRHQVLVVDLKDGALEAVESVPVPRRAEMVRVPARDAATLEEVVGLLEALPAMEEGVPDWRRPYLEVCVSLPRPEPALRLKVEKALEGRAARLVKLTPAYTGTGGALAEARPGLSLRERTPEDVFRARYARDYEEPPTEGLLEAFHTLLTQVQEDAS; this is encoded by the coding sequence ATGCGCTTGCTGCACACGTCGGACTGGCATCTGGGGCACACGCTGTACGACGTCTCGCGCGAGGCGGAGCACGGCGCGTTCCTGGAGTGGCTGCTGGACACGCTGGAGGCCCAGGCGGTGGACGCGCTGCTGGTGGCCGGCGACATCTTCGACACCGCCAACCCCAGCGCCGAGGCCCAGGCCGCGTGGTACCAGTTCATCGCGAAGGCTCGCCGGCGGCTGCCCCGACTGGACGTGGTGGTCATCGGTGGCAACCACGACTCGGCCGCGCGCCTGGATGCGCCGGACCCGTTGTTCGCGGCGCTGGGCGTGAAGGTGGTGGGTGGGCTGCCGCGCGTGGGCGGTGTGCTGGACTTGGAGCGGCTGCTGGTGCCGGTGCACGACGCGAAGGGACACGTGGGCGCATGGGTGGCGGCGGTGCCGTACCTGCGGCCGTCGGACCTGCCGCCGGTGCGCGAGGAGGTGGGGGACAGGCTCGTGGCGGGGGTGAGGGCGGTGTACTCGGAGGTGCTGGAGGCGGCGCGGCTCAGGCGCCGGCCGGGGCAGGCGCTGGTGGCCATGGGCCACTGCTACATGACGGGCTCGGAGCTGTCGGAGCTCAGCGAGAGGAAGATCCTCGGCGGCAATCAGCACGCGCTGCCCGTGGAGCTGTTCCCCGAGGACGTCGCGTACGCGGCGCTGGGGCACCTGCACAAGGCGCAGCGCGTGGGGGGGCGCGAGGGCGTTCGCTACAGCGGCTCTCCGTTGCCCTTGTCGCTGTCGGAGGCGAACTATCGCCATCAGGTGTTGGTGGTGGACTTGAAGGACGGGGCGCTGGAGGCCGTGGAGTCGGTGCCGGTGCCGCGTCGGGCGGAGATGGTGCGGGTGCCCGCGCGAGACGCGGCGACGCTCGAGGAGGTGGTGGGGTTGCTGGAGGCGCTGCCGGCGATGGAGGAGGGCGTGCCGGATTGGCGGCGTCCCTATCTGGAGGTGTGCGTCTCGTTGCCCCGGCCCGAGCCGGCGCTGCGCCTGAAGGTGGAGAAGGCGCTCGAGGGACGCGCGGCGCGGCTGGTGAAGCTGACGCCCGCGTACACGGGGACGGGGGGCGCGCTGGCGGAGGCGCGGCCGGGGCTGTCGCTGCGGGAGCGCACGCCGGAGGACGTGTTCCGGGCGCGGTATGCGCGTGACTACGAGGAGCCTCCCACGGAGGGGTTGTTGGAGGCGTTCCACACGCTGCTGACGCAGGTGCAGGAGGACGCGTCATGA
- a CDS encoding AAA family ATPase, producing MKVLGIRGSNLTSFAGNFELELDRPPLDRLGLFAITGATGAGKSTLLDALCLALFDRTPRLGGRGGVPVGRADEEEEARLSAYDVRGMLRRGAAEGFAEVDFQGKDGKRYRARWNVWRARGRAEGRFRPQEMSLTEVASGQQFGRTKGEVLVAIQERLGLSFDQFRRSALLAQGEFAAFLKADASERAELLERMTGTEVYSRLSIRAHEKNKAEQEALAKREQGLAAIVLMEAQERGAAEARLVEEARARAEVETKLVQAEGAAAWHAERSALVRAFREAEEKEVRAAQALEAAAPRARKLEEVRAAESFREVVTAAEVAGRRWEDAEAARRARAEEVEAARARAFQAVGVLKGAEEARAAARTAQEEATPALEEAAALDARCEATARDADEARARAKASREGEVSARGALEEVAAREEEARAKEEAARAWLVEKAHWEALAKEWPRWQRELERYEVALGEGSAARTQVETQRAEVDRLRESTRLRTRERDAAAEAEARAQAAATHAEAVLGEGTAVERRVLRESLLARREALRALESARQGLCSAESEARRAEQEAVAARGEVEAASVEVRQAAERRLEGDAALKEARRALSVAQATQGHAAQRALLREGEACPLCGATEHPYRHELPALDGLVAQSAARVETLEAERAECSRAEVAASAKQAEARARMSQSESRRDSAKAQCVEHGAAWGRGREQWRRVESEAVRGGRARDSRDAASGGAGHTEVDASTVRASDARSVSGQALRHEPTAHSGAPVEGSSATAQSGVAMPPEAGASVEAGTWLESTVARVQARLAALKSEEEAAEGLERAAREARAALETQRSRREVAVDALRRAEEAFTRAESALREGLARVEAADVVVRQVLADVGPIFASDVGWEGKLEAAPADFRQKCGKRVSMWKEREKLVEDAKALEKKEQEQRARAQGQLEASTRRAEDDAAQAALKEQARADATRARAALLGGRPTQEVRAELRAKLDTAMAAYEQARVTADNSRQAESVTLARLEDAVRSLASALEAREAARMELERRLSAQGLSLDVVKALLAHDAAWCEAEARALSVLREAQAQARAVRDERRERHTAHEQGGPPSLSEEEASTARARLRDDVEVRRRAEAMLRAKLEADDAARARHGSEAQALAELRRAGEVWKVLGELIGSHDGKRFKVFAQSLTLDALLLHANAHLQELARRYRLMRVPGHDLDLQVVDGDMGDEVRGVASLSGGESFLVSLALALGLASLSSETTQVETLFIDEGFGTLDPETLEVALATLDALQATGRQVGIISHVSGLAERIGVQVRVVKQGGGRSRLVVEGDLGIPFAEVRRLA from the coding sequence ATGAAGGTCCTCGGCATCCGGGGCAGCAACCTGACGAGCTTCGCGGGGAACTTCGAGCTGGAGCTGGACCGTCCTCCGCTCGACCGGCTGGGGCTGTTCGCGATTACGGGCGCGACGGGGGCGGGCAAGAGCACGCTGCTGGATGCGCTCTGTCTGGCGTTGTTCGACCGGACGCCGAGGTTGGGAGGACGGGGCGGCGTGCCGGTGGGGCGCGCGGACGAGGAGGAGGAGGCGCGGCTGTCGGCGTACGACGTGCGCGGCATGTTGCGGCGGGGCGCGGCCGAGGGCTTCGCGGAGGTGGACTTCCAGGGGAAGGACGGCAAGCGCTACCGGGCGCGCTGGAACGTGTGGCGGGCGCGTGGGCGGGCGGAGGGGCGGTTCCGGCCGCAGGAGATGAGCCTGACGGAGGTGGCCTCGGGACAGCAGTTCGGCCGCACCAAGGGCGAGGTGCTGGTGGCCATCCAGGAGCGGCTGGGGTTGTCGTTCGACCAGTTCCGCCGCTCGGCGTTGCTCGCGCAGGGAGAGTTCGCGGCCTTCTTGAAGGCGGACGCGAGCGAGCGCGCGGAGCTGCTGGAGCGGATGACGGGCACGGAGGTGTACAGCCGGCTGTCCATCCGCGCGCACGAGAAGAACAAGGCGGAGCAGGAGGCGCTGGCGAAGCGTGAGCAGGGGCTGGCGGCGATTGTGCTGATGGAGGCACAGGAGCGCGGGGCGGCGGAGGCGCGGCTCGTCGAGGAGGCGCGGGCGCGGGCGGAGGTGGAGACGAAGCTCGTGCAGGCGGAAGGGGCGGCGGCGTGGCACGCGGAGCGCTCCGCGTTGGTGCGGGCGTTTCGTGAGGCGGAGGAGAAGGAGGTCCGGGCGGCGCAGGCGCTGGAGGCGGCGGCGCCTCGGGCGAGGAAGCTGGAGGAGGTGCGCGCGGCGGAGTCCTTCCGGGAGGTGGTGACGGCGGCGGAGGTCGCGGGGCGGCGGTGGGAGGACGCGGAGGCGGCGCGGCGAGCGCGCGCGGAGGAGGTGGAGGCGGCGAGGGCTCGGGCCTTCCAGGCGGTGGGGGTGTTGAAGGGGGCGGAGGAGGCGCGGGCGGCGGCGCGGACGGCGCAGGAGGAGGCGACTCCGGCGTTGGAGGAGGCGGCGGCGCTGGACGCGCGGTGTGAGGCGACGGCGCGCGACGCGGACGAGGCGCGGGCGCGGGCGAAGGCGTCGCGGGAGGGAGAGGTCTCGGCGCGGGGGGCGTTGGAGGAGGTCGCGGCGCGGGAGGAGGAGGCGCGAGCGAAGGAGGAGGCGGCGCGGGCGTGGCTGGTGGAGAAGGCCCACTGGGAGGCGTTGGCGAAGGAGTGGCCGCGCTGGCAGCGGGAGCTGGAGCGGTACGAGGTGGCGCTGGGGGAGGGGAGCGCGGCGCGGACGCAGGTGGAGACGCAGCGCGCGGAGGTGGACCGGCTGCGGGAGTCCACGCGGCTGAGGACGCGGGAGCGGGACGCGGCGGCGGAGGCCGAGGCGCGGGCGCAGGCGGCGGCGACGCACGCCGAGGCCGTGTTGGGAGAGGGCACGGCCGTGGAGCGGCGCGTGCTGCGCGAGTCGCTGCTGGCGAGGCGGGAGGCGCTGCGGGCGCTGGAGTCGGCGCGACAGGGTTTGTGCTCGGCGGAGTCGGAGGCCCGGCGGGCGGAGCAGGAGGCGGTGGCGGCGCGTGGGGAGGTGGAGGCCGCGTCGGTGGAGGTGCGGCAGGCGGCGGAGCGTCGGCTGGAGGGTGACGCGGCGCTGAAGGAGGCGCGGCGGGCGCTGTCGGTGGCGCAGGCCACGCAGGGCCATGCGGCGCAGCGGGCGCTCTTGCGTGAAGGCGAGGCGTGTCCGCTGTGTGGCGCGACGGAGCATCCGTATCGGCACGAGCTGCCGGCGCTCGACGGGTTGGTGGCGCAATCGGCCGCGCGCGTGGAGACCCTGGAGGCAGAGCGGGCCGAGTGCTCGCGAGCGGAGGTGGCGGCGAGCGCGAAGCAGGCCGAGGCGCGGGCGCGGATGTCCCAGTCCGAGTCGCGGCGTGACAGCGCGAAGGCCCAGTGCGTGGAGCACGGCGCGGCCTGGGGACGCGGGCGTGAGCAGTGGCGGCGCGTGGAGAGCGAGGCGGTGCGAGGCGGGAGGGCGCGTGACTCGCGCGATGCTGCGTCGGGTGGAGCAGGGCACACCGAGGTTGACGCGTCCACCGTGCGCGCGAGTGATGCAAGGTCCGTGAGCGGGCAGGCGTTGCGCCATGAGCCGACTGCTCACTCGGGGGCACCGGTTGAAGGCTCGTCGGCCACCGCACAGTCCGGCGTGGCGATGCCTCCGGAGGCAGGAGCCTCGGTCGAGGCCGGGACCTGGCTGGAGTCCACGGTCGCGCGAGTCCAGGCGCGGCTCGCTGCATTGAAGTCGGAGGAGGAGGCCGCGGAAGGACTGGAGCGCGCGGCGCGCGAGGCCCGCGCGGCGCTCGAGACGCAGCGCTCCCGCCGCGAGGTCGCAGTCGATGCGCTTCGCCGCGCGGAAGAAGCCTTCACGCGAGCGGAGAGCGCGCTGCGCGAGGGACTGGCGCGAGTCGAGGCCGCCGACGTGGTGGTGCGTCAGGTGCTCGCGGACGTGGGGCCCATCTTCGCGTCCGACGTGGGATGGGAGGGGAAGCTGGAGGCCGCGCCCGCGGACTTCCGTCAGAAGTGCGGCAAGCGCGTCTCCATGTGGAAGGAGCGGGAGAAGCTCGTCGAGGACGCGAAGGCCCTCGAGAAGAAGGAGCAGGAGCAGCGGGCGCGAGCGCAGGGACAGCTGGAGGCGAGCACCCGGCGCGCCGAGGACGACGCGGCCCAGGCGGCGCTCAAGGAACAGGCGCGCGCGGACGCGACCCGGGCCCGCGCGGCGCTGCTCGGAGGCCGTCCGACGCAGGAGGTCCGCGCGGAGTTGCGAGCGAAGCTGGACACCGCGATGGCGGCATACGAGCAGGCACGGGTGACGGCAGACAACTCACGGCAAGCGGAGAGCGTCACCCTGGCGCGCCTGGAGGACGCCGTGCGCAGCCTCGCGAGCGCGCTGGAAGCGCGCGAGGCCGCACGGATGGAACTCGAGCGGAGACTGTCGGCACAGGGCCTCTCGCTGGACGTGGTGAAGGCGCTGCTCGCGCACGATGCGGCCTGGTGCGAGGCGGAGGCCCGGGCGCTGTCCGTGCTTCGCGAGGCCCAGGCGCAGGCGCGCGCGGTGCGCGACGAGCGGCGGGAGCGTCACACGGCCCACGAGCAGGGTGGACCGCCGAGCCTGTCGGAGGAGGAGGCCTCCACCGCGCGGGCGCGGCTGCGCGACGACGTGGAGGTCCGTCGTCGAGCGGAGGCGATGTTGCGCGCGAAGCTGGAGGCGGACGACGCGGCGCGGGCGCGTCACGGCAGCGAGGCGCAGGCGCTGGCGGAGTTGCGGCGCGCGGGCGAGGTGTGGAAGGTGTTGGGAGAGCTCATCGGCTCGCATGACGGCAAGCGCTTCAAGGTCTTCGCGCAGAGCCTGACGCTGGACGCGTTGTTGCTCCACGCCAACGCGCACCTTCAGGAGCTGGCGCGACGGTATCGCCTGATGCGGGTGCCGGGGCACGACCTGGACCTGCAGGTGGTGGACGGGGACATGGGCGACGAGGTGCGCGGCGTGGCGAGTCTGTCCGGAGGCGAGAGCTTCCTCGTGTCACTGGCGCTCGCGTTGGGGTTGGCCTCCTTGTCGTCGGAGACGACGCAGGTGGAGACGCTCTTCATCGACGAGGGCTTCGGGACGTTGGACCCGGAGACGCTGGAGGTGGCGCTGGCGACGCTGGACGCGCTCCAGGCGACGGGCCGACAGGTGGGCATCATCTCCCACGTCTCGGGACTGGCCGAGCGCATCGGCGTCCAGGTGCGCGTGGTGAAGCAGGGCGGTGGCCGCAGCCGACTGGTGGTGGAGGGCGACCTGGGGATTCCGTTCGCCGAGGTGCGCCGACTCGCGTGA
- a CDS encoding serine/threonine-protein kinase yields MDVGGEEHWPRDCGRFELLSRLGRGGMAEVFLARVKEGPRAGERVALKRVRPERAHDDEAHEQLLHEAELARCLRHPHIVGFVEYGELRDGGYLALELVEGPDLGRVLAQCRKRRIELPIDISVLIVRQVLEALAHAHQATSTTGRPLGVVHCDVSPHNVLLSRTGEVKLADFGVARSRAGMTLDARRLGKQHYRSPELLAGEVSVAVDLWATAVLLYELLSLESPFPSGPGEEVESAIRGARVKPVRLHVPEVSDALALVLDRALAPHPAQRFGSAEQFARALSSLTDDRVATPLAVAAVVRGLMGPGA; encoded by the coding sequence ATGGACGTGGGGGGAGAAGAGCACTGGCCTCGCGACTGTGGTCGCTTCGAGCTGCTGTCGCGCCTGGGACGCGGCGGGATGGCGGAGGTGTTCCTGGCGCGGGTGAAGGAGGGGCCGCGCGCGGGGGAGCGGGTGGCCCTCAAGCGCGTGCGTCCCGAGCGCGCGCATGACGACGAGGCGCACGAGCAGTTGCTCCACGAGGCGGAGCTGGCCCGGTGCCTGCGGCATCCGCACATCGTCGGCTTCGTCGAGTACGGGGAGCTTCGCGACGGCGGCTATCTGGCGCTGGAGCTGGTGGAGGGGCCGGACTTGGGGCGGGTGCTGGCGCAGTGCCGCAAGCGGCGCATCGAGCTGCCCATCGACATCTCGGTGCTCATCGTCCGGCAGGTGTTGGAGGCGCTGGCGCACGCGCACCAGGCGACGAGCACCACGGGGCGTCCGCTGGGCGTGGTGCACTGTGACGTGTCGCCGCACAACGTGCTGCTGTCGCGCACGGGTGAGGTGAAGCTGGCGGACTTCGGCGTGGCGCGCTCGCGGGCGGGGATGACGCTGGATGCACGGCGGCTGGGCAAGCAGCACTACCGCTCACCGGAGCTGCTCGCGGGCGAGGTGTCCGTGGCGGTGGATCTGTGGGCGACGGCGGTGCTGCTGTACGAGCTCTTGTCGTTGGAGTCGCCCTTCCCCTCCGGGCCGGGAGAGGAAGTGGAGTCCGCCATCCGGGGCGCGCGGGTGAAGCCCGTGCGGCTGCACGTGCCAGAGGTGTCGGACGCGCTCGCGTTGGTGTTGGACCGGGCGCTGGCGCCCCACCCCGCGCAGCGCTTCGGCTCCGCGGAGCAGTTCGCGAGGGCGCTGTCCTCGCTGACGGATGACCGCGTGGCCACACCCCTGGCCGTGGCCGCCGTGGTGCGCGGCCTCATGGGCCCGGGGGCTTGA
- a CDS encoding TIGR02266 family protein — translation MPVFGLAALWNGKASPELAAAVVEGLGKLLPTAQSMQLVVAMQAEQAGVELKVEAPGYPRASVEQLADEVKKSGGTFVELWRLPKAERDAFRNTTFAKGRTFGGEERALAARTLAQHVSALATRPEPTAEPAAPAGPAPVATSEEDPRKVPAAPPGSPQRRGRRFAVRLELAFRTELDFVREHALNISNGGLFVRTAHRPPPDSVVTVDVTLPNGEHLQGEAVVVHVVDDPYNGGVGLAFLSDDATFSRTLDGYLASLVGGAG, via the coding sequence GTGCCTGTCTTCGGTCTCGCGGCGTTGTGGAATGGAAAGGCCTCGCCCGAGCTCGCGGCGGCGGTGGTGGAGGGCTTGGGCAAGTTGTTGCCTACCGCGCAATCGATGCAGCTCGTGGTGGCGATGCAGGCCGAGCAGGCCGGCGTGGAGCTCAAGGTGGAGGCGCCGGGCTATCCGCGCGCGTCCGTCGAGCAGCTCGCGGACGAGGTGAAGAAGAGCGGCGGGACGTTCGTGGAGTTGTGGCGTCTGCCCAAGGCGGAGCGGGATGCGTTCCGCAACACCACCTTCGCGAAGGGGCGCACGTTCGGAGGCGAGGAGCGTGCCCTCGCGGCGCGCACGCTGGCGCAGCATGTAAGCGCGCTGGCGACGCGGCCGGAGCCCACCGCCGAGCCCGCGGCGCCCGCCGGGCCCGCGCCCGTCGCGACGTCGGAGGAGGACCCGCGCAAGGTGCCCGCGGCGCCGCCGGGGAGTCCGCAGCGACGGGGGCGGCGCTTCGCGGTGCGGCTGGAGCTGGCGTTCCGCACGGAGCTGGACTTCGTACGCGAACATGCGCTGAACATCTCCAACGGCGGGTTGTTCGTGCGCACCGCGCACCGGCCGCCTCCCGACAGCGTCGTCACGGTGGACGTGACGTTGCCCAACGGCGAGCACCTGCAGGGCGAGGCGGTGGTGGTGCACGTGGTGGATGACCCGTACAACGGCGGCGTGGGGCTCGCGTTCCTGAGTGACGACGCCACCTTCTCGCGGACGCTCGACGGCTATCTGGCGAGCCTGGTGGGCGGAGCGGGATAG